The Diospyros lotus cultivar Yz01 chromosome 15, ASM1463336v1, whole genome shotgun sequence genome has a window encoding:
- the LOC127792375 gene encoding uncharacterized protein LOC127792375, whose protein sequence is MNRRIRRPSSKNSGFTSAEAYLRYLKPGALARLRDSRISARSHRTDSHLQISLSRAPAPSTAPQIDGSPCFSVRIYGPRCPQRKKLIAAKSVFFSPGSPVSDSPDSIVDVFSNDILVAH, encoded by the coding sequence ATGAACCGCCGGATCCGTAGGCCGTCGTCGAAGAACAGTGGTTTTACTTCAGCCGAAGCTTATCTCCGCTACCTTAAGCCGGGAGCCCTTGCTCGTCTCCGGGACTCCAGAATCAGCGCGCGGTCCCACCGGACAGACTCGCATCTCCAGATTTCGCTCTCCCGTGCGCCCGCCCCTTCCACGGCTCCTCAGATCGACGGGTCGCCTTGCTTTTCCGTCAGGATCTACGGTCCCCGCTGCCCTCAGCGGAAGAAGCTGATTGCCGCTAAGTCTGTTTTCTTCAGTCCCGGGAGTCCGGTGTCCGACTCGCCTGATTCAATTGTTGATGTGTTTAGTAATGATATTCTTGTTGCACATTGA